A window of the Balneola vulgaris DSM 17893 genome harbors these coding sequences:
- a CDS encoding Txe/YoeB family addiction module toxin, producing MSNYRLVYTKQAQKDAKKAASSGLKPKIQHLLALIEEDPFSEYPPYEKLVGNLEGAYSRRINIQHRLVYQVYEQEKVVKIIRMWTHYD from the coding sequence GTGAGCAACTATAGACTCGTTTATACCAAACAAGCTCAAAAGGATGCTAAAAAAGCAGCATCTTCAGGATTGAAACCCAAAATTCAACATCTACTAGCGCTTATTGAAGAGGACCCATTTTCAGAATACCCACCTTATGAAAAGTTGGTAGGCAACTTAGAAGGAGCATATTCAAGAAGAATAAATATCCAGCATCGCTTAGTGTACCAAGTGTATGAACAGGAGAAAGTTGTCAAAATAATCAGAATGTGGACCCACTACGA
- a CDS encoding type II toxin-antitoxin system Phd/YefM family antitoxin, translating to MKTLTATQARKDIYKLLDEASETHQPIQITGKRSNAVLISEEDWRSIQETLHLSSIPGMQESIVEGLNTPLEETEEDLDW from the coding sequence ATGAAAACATTAACAGCAACCCAAGCTCGAAAAGACATCTATAAATTACTAGATGAAGCGTCTGAAACACATCAGCCCATCCAGATTACGGGTAAGCGATCAAATGCGGTGCTTATTAGTGAAGAAGATTGGCGGTCTATTCAAGAAACTCTTCACTTATCCTCTATTCCTGGAATGCAGGAGTCGATTGTAGAGGGATTAAATACACCTTTAGAAGAAACCGAAGAAGACCTTGACTGGTGA